The nucleotide window TCACCCTGCTCATCGTAGGTGCGATACAGATAAGTGCTGGGCTCTTCCGGCTCGGTAAGTTTGTACGCCTCATCCCCTATCCGGTGATGCTTAGATTCGTCAATGGGTTGGCGATCGTCATCTTCCTCTCCCAACTGGGGCTCTTCAAGACCAATGTGGCTGGCGAGATGGTATGGATGCAGGGAACACAACTCTATATCATGCTCGGTCTGGTCGCTCTGACCATGGCCATCATGTATCTGCTTCCCAAATTGACCAAGGCCATCCCTTCAGCTCTAGTGGCCATCATCGTCATTGCCTCTATCACCATATTCGGAGGATTGGATGTGCCCACGGTGGGCTCGTTTATCCGTGATGGAGGTGGTCAAGGACTGGAAGGAGGCTTGCCTGTATTCCA belongs to Flavobacteriales bacterium and includes:
- a CDS encoding SulP family inorganic anion transporter, with the translated sequence MTARLFRNFTFDPKADILSGITVALALVPEAVAFAFVAGVDPLVGLYGAFMMGLITSLFGGRPGMISGATGAMAVVMVHLIAQGNAIGDTLASPIENLGLYWLFITLLIVGAIQISAGLFRLGKFVRLIPYPVMLRFVNGLAIVIFLSQLGLFKTNVAGEMVWMQGTQLYIMLGLVALTMAIMYLLPKLTKAIPSALVAIIVIASITIFGGLDVPTVGSFIRDGGGQGLEGGLPVF